The DNA sequence TGAATCGGACCTGGACTAAGGACGCCCCATGACCACCGCAAGAGTCTCCGCCCCCGCCCGGCCGGCCGCCCGGCGTCGCCCGTTCAACTGGCGCCGCGCCGGCGCCTGGGTCCTCGTCGCCATCGCCGTCGCCGTCTCCGTCCTCCCGTTCTACTGGGTCCTGCGGACCGCGCTGTCCACCAACGGGGCCCTGGCCTCCAACGCCACCAACCTGCTCCCCGCCGAGTTCAACCTGGGTGCGTTCCAGCGCGTCTTCGGCCTGCAGTCCCCGGAGGAAGCCGTGGCCGACGGCGGTTCCGGCGCCCAGATCGACTTCTGGTCCTACCTCCGCAACTCCGTGCTGTTCGCCTCCATCACCACCATCGGGGCCGTGTTCTTCAGCGCCATGGCGGCGTACGCGTTCGCCCGGCTCCGCTGGCGGGGACGGAACGCCGTGTTCAGCCTCTTCCTGGCCACCATGATGGTCCCGCCGATCTTCACGGCCCTGCCCAACTTCCTGCTCATCAAGAACCTGGGCCTGCTGAACACCATGGTTGGCCTGGTGCTGCCCTATATCTTCATGACCCCCTTCGCCATCTTCTTCCTCCGCCAGTTCTTCCTGAACATGTCCCGCGAAGTCGAAGAAGCGGCAATGCTCGACGGCGCCAAGCACCTCCGGATCTTCTTCCAGATCATCCTGCCCAACGCCGCAGCCCCGCTCGCCACACTTGCCCTGCTCACATTCATCGGCCAGTGGAATGAATACTTCTGGCCCCTGCTGGTGGGCCAGGACGAATCCGTCCGCGTCCTCACCGTGGGCCTGGGCGTCTTCAAGTCCCAGTCGCCCCAGGGTGCACCGGACTGGTCCGGCCTCATGGCGGCAACCCTGGTCTCGGCCCTTCCGGTCCTGATCCTGTTCGCCGCCTTCGGCAAGAAGATCGTCAACTCCATCGGCTTCTCCGGCATTAAGTAACACCCCTCAGCTCCCCAGCTCCCTGACCCCGGCCGCGCCATGGCGGCGCGCCCGGAAGCACACCCTGAAAGGACCCTCATGAACAAGAAGAAAGCACTCGGTTCCCTCGCTGCAGCCGCGGCCGCCGTCCTGGCACTCTCCGCCTGCGGAAGCGGTGGCTCCGCCGAGGCCGGCAAGGGCGAGATCAACTACTGGCTCTGGGACGCCAACCAGCTCCCGGCCTACAAGCAGTGCGCCGACGACTTCCACAAAGCCAACCCGGACATCACCGTCAAGGTCACCCAGCGCGGCTGGGACGACTACTGGGGCACCCTTACCAACGGCTTCGTCGCAGGCACCGCGCCGGACGTCTTCACCGACCACCTGGCCAAGTACCCCGAGTTCGTCAAGAACAAGCAGATCCTCGCCCTGGATGACGCCGTCAAGAAGGACAACATCGACACCGGGATCTACAACTCCGGGCTGGCGGACCTCTGGGTCGGAGAGGACGGAAAGCGCTACGGACTGCCTAAGGACTGGGACACCATCGGCCTGTTCTACAACACCAAGCTGGCAGCGGACGCAGGCGTCACCCCGGAGCAGATGGCCACCCTGACCTGGAACCCCCAGGACGGCGGCACGTACGAAAAGACCATCGCCCACCTGACGGTGGACAAGAACGGCAAGCGCGGCGATGAGCCCGGCTTCGACAAGGACAACGTGGCGGTCTACGGTCTTGGCCTCAATGGCTCCGGTTCCGGCCAGGGCCAGACCGAATGGAGCTACCTGACCGGGACCACCGGCTGGACGCACACTGACAAGAACCCCTGGGGCAAGCACTTCAACTATGACGACCCCAAGTTCCAGCAGAGCATCGACTGGTTCGCAGGCCTGGTGCAGAAGGGCTACATGCCCAAGCTCGAGACCACAGTGGGCGCCAGCATGGCGGACACCTTCGCGGCCGGCAAGTCCGTGATCAACGCCAACGGCTCCTGGATGATCGGCCAGTACACCGGGTACAAGGACATCAAGGTCGGCATCGCCCCTACCCCGACGGGTGTGGACGGCAAGCGCTCCAGCATGTACAACGGGCTGGCTGACTCCATCTACGCCGGCACCAAGAAGCCCGAAGCTGCCGCCAAGTGGGTCGAGTACCTGGGTTCGACTGCCTGCCAGGACGTGGTCGCGGCCAAGGCCGTCGTCTTCCCCGCCATCAAGTCCTCCGCAGACAAGGCCGTCGAGGCGTTCAAGGCAAAGGGCGTGGACGTCACCCCGTTCAGCCAGCAGGTCAAGGACGGCACCACTTTCCTCTTCCCCATTGCGGACAAGGCAGCCAAGGTTGACGGCATCATGAAGCCGGCCATGGACGCCGTGGTCACGGGCAAGGCCCCGGCCAGCTCCCTCACGGCGGCCAATGACCAGGTCAACGCCCTGTTCAAGTAGCCCCTCCACGTGGCTGCGTATGTGGTCGCAGCCACCCCGGCCGGGTGCCGCCGTCCCCCTCCCGGCGGCAGCATCCGGCTACCCTGTCCCCACCCTTTAACTTTCAGCGCACAGCATCATCACGAAGAGAGATTTTCCTATGGACCCCCTGTACCTCCGTTCCGCCGGCACCAGCCTGCTGGTCAGCTTCGACAGCGGGGAGGCCGAGGTCATCCACTGGGGCGCCGACCTCGGAGCAGACGTGCCGCACCTCGGCATCCTGGGCGCTCCGGTGGGGCACTCCTCCATTGACGCCCACGTTCCCGCCGGCCTCCTCCCCTCGGCCGCTTCCGCCTGGCGGGGCCGGCCGGCCCTGCGCGGCCATCGAATCACCGCCGGCGCCGCCGGCTTCGACTTCTCGTCCCGCCTCCGCGTCACCTCCGTGAACACTGAGGGTGCCGCCGCCACCATCGTGCAGGCCGACGCCGACGCCGGGCTCAGTGTCTCCTCCTCCCTTAAGCTTCACGACGGCGGCCTGCTGGAACTGCGCCACACCGTCACCAATGACGGCACCACCCCGTTTCAGGTGGACGAACTGGCCACCGTCCTCCCGGTGGCACCGGACGCCGTCGAACTCCTGGACCTGACCGGGCGCTGGTGCCGGGAACGCCACCCGCAGCGGCACCGGATCCAGCAGGGCACGTGGGTCCGGACCGGACGGCACGGCCGCACCGGCCACGATTCCTCCCTGCTGTTCGCCGCCGGCACCCAGGGGTTCGGCAACCGGCACGGCAAAGTCTGGGCGACGCACCTGGCCTGGAGCGGCAACCACGAACAGTTCGCGGACACCATCGGTGACGGCCGGACCATGATCGGCGGCTCGGAGCTGCTGGGCCCGGCGGAAGTCACCCTGGAACCGGGTGGCAGCTACACCACCCCGGCACTGTTCGCCGCCTACTCGGACCGCGGCCTGGACGGCATCACCGAAGCCTTCTACAGCTGGTTCCGCTCCCGCCCCCACCACGTGCTGCCCGCCGCGTCCACCGGCCTGCCCGCAGGCAAACCGCGCCCCGTGGTGCTCAACACGTGGGAGGCCGTCTACTTCGATCACAACCTGGACACCCTGATCGAACTGGCGGAGTCCGCGGCCGGCCTCGGCGTGGAGCGCTTCGTGCTTGACGACGGCTGGTTCCGGGGCCGCCGTGACGACCACGCCGGGCTGGGCGACTGGTACGTCGACGAGACCGTGTGGCCGGAAGGACTGGCCCCGCTGATCAACGCGGTCACCTCGCGTGGCATGGAGTTCGGGCTGTGGGTCGAGCCGGAAATGGTGAACCTGGACTCGGACGTGGCCCGGGCGCACCCGGACTGGATCGTGGGCCCCTCCGCGGCCGCGCACAAGGACGGCGGCCGGCTGCCCCTGGAGTGGCGCAACCAGCACGTCATCGACCTGGTGAACCCGGAGGCGTGGCAGTACGTCTTCGACCGGATCGATGCGCTCCTGGCCGGGAACAACATCAGCTACCTGAAGTGGGACCAGAACCGTGACCTGGCCGAACACGGCCACGCCGGCCGCCCCTCGGTCCACGCACAGACCCTGGCCGCGTACCGCCTGTTTGACGAGCTCCGGAAGGCCCATCCCGGCGTGGAAATTGAGAGCTGCTCTTCCGGCGGCGGACGTGTCGACCT is a window from the Arthrobacter sp. NicSoilC5 genome containing:
- a CDS encoding carbohydrate ABC transporter permease; translation: MTTARVSAPARPAARRRPFNWRRAGAWVLVAIAVAVSVLPFYWVLRTALSTNGALASNATNLLPAEFNLGAFQRVFGLQSPEEAVADGGSGAQIDFWSYLRNSVLFASITTIGAVFFSAMAAYAFARLRWRGRNAVFSLFLATMMVPPIFTALPNFLLIKNLGLLNTMVGLVLPYIFMTPFAIFFLRQFFLNMSREVEEAAMLDGAKHLRIFFQIILPNAAAPLATLALLTFIGQWNEYFWPLLVGQDESVRVLTVGLGVFKSQSPQGAPDWSGLMAATLVSALPVLILFAAFGKKIVNSIGFSGIK
- a CDS encoding sugar ABC transporter substrate-binding protein — its product is MNKKKALGSLAAAAAAVLALSACGSGGSAEAGKGEINYWLWDANQLPAYKQCADDFHKANPDITVKVTQRGWDDYWGTLTNGFVAGTAPDVFTDHLAKYPEFVKNKQILALDDAVKKDNIDTGIYNSGLADLWVGEDGKRYGLPKDWDTIGLFYNTKLAADAGVTPEQMATLTWNPQDGGTYEKTIAHLTVDKNGKRGDEPGFDKDNVAVYGLGLNGSGSGQGQTEWSYLTGTTGWTHTDKNPWGKHFNYDDPKFQQSIDWFAGLVQKGYMPKLETTVGASMADTFAAGKSVINANGSWMIGQYTGYKDIKVGIAPTPTGVDGKRSSMYNGLADSIYAGTKKPEAAAKWVEYLGSTACQDVVAAKAVVFPAIKSSADKAVEAFKAKGVDVTPFSQQVKDGTTFLFPIADKAAKVDGIMKPAMDAVVTGKAPASSLTAANDQVNALFK
- a CDS encoding alpha-galactosidase — its product is MDPLYLRSAGTSLLVSFDSGEAEVIHWGADLGADVPHLGILGAPVGHSSIDAHVPAGLLPSAASAWRGRPALRGHRITAGAAGFDFSSRLRVTSVNTEGAAATIVQADADAGLSVSSSLKLHDGGLLELRHTVTNDGTTPFQVDELATVLPVAPDAVELLDLTGRWCRERHPQRHRIQQGTWVRTGRHGRTGHDSSLLFAAGTQGFGNRHGKVWATHLAWSGNHEQFADTIGDGRTMIGGSELLGPAEVTLEPGGSYTTPALFAAYSDRGLDGITEAFYSWFRSRPHHVLPAASTGLPAGKPRPVVLNTWEAVYFDHNLDTLIELAESAAGLGVERFVLDDGWFRGRRDDHAGLGDWYVDETVWPEGLAPLINAVTSRGMEFGLWVEPEMVNLDSDVARAHPDWIVGPSAAAHKDGGRLPLEWRNQHVIDLVNPEAWQYVFDRIDALLAGNNISYLKWDQNRDLAEHGHAGRPSVHAQTLAAYRLFDELRKAHPGVEIESCSSGGGRVDLGILERTDRIWASDCNDALERQTIQRWTGAVVPPELVGSHIGPTTSHTTARTHDLSFRAITALFGHFGMEWDIRGVQGKDREELRRIVGLYKEHRDLIHGGRRVHADLTDDSLLLHGVVAGSAGDGIEVQEGTTAGLFALVSTRTSAAEAPGRIGIPGLDAGRSYRVEALFPTTDDADHAHTYTQVEPPAWLSGGAEASGRFLAEVGLPMPILNPEHAVLLKVTAL